From Anopheles coluzzii chromosome 3, AcolN3, whole genome shotgun sequence, the proteins below share one genomic window:
- the LOC120959253 gene encoding phospholipase B1, membrane-associated-like — protein MRSRNSALLLLAVCITLQHYATFLGSASATLTGPPVRNRISRERGNILKNITGTQEYENHIVTSRLDASEPVRMMYRGIREVYNRLLGPTGMRDEGVSLQARVPPNVPFPCDVRGYRSSTPPTSVHRLRPGDFDVVAALGDSLTSATGANSRQFWELLIDNRGLSWCIGGQGTWRTHLTLPNILKEFNPRLFGYSFADSYNVHLPSQFNVAEIIATTSDMPYNAASLVERMKADPRVNWHKHWKLLTLMIGGNDFCSDVCYQTNATEWINRDQEKYLLTTLYYLKKVMPRTLVNLVPSPLINLSFSIDKVQAPLTCQFVRPIECSCLYGPKYSGNRNLYRQLERRFVKIMERVSHRPEFHSDDFTVVYQPFYRDASIFHRRDGKPDLSIMAIDCVHLSQKGHAVSANGLWNNMLEPTRHKTTVLKQLFEEFRCPTPENPYIKTYYNS, from the exons ATGCGATCCAGGAATTCGGCTCTCCTACTGCTGGCGGTGTGCATCACACTGCAGCACTACGCCACGTTCCTGGGATCGGCAAGCGCCACACTAACCGGTCCACCCGTCCGCAACCGCATCAGCCGGGAGCGGGGCAACATACTGAAAAACATCACCGGCACGCAGGAGTACGAGAACCACATCGTTACCAGCCGGCTGGACGCATCCGAACCGGTGCGCATGATGTACCGTGGCATTCGCGAGGTGTACAATCGATTGCTCGGCCCGACGGGAATGCGGGACGAAGGTGTGTCACTGCAGGCGCGCGTACCACCGAACGTTCCGTTTCCTTGCGACGTGCGGGGATACAGAAGCTCGACGCCGCCGACCAGTGTGCATCGGTTGCGGCCGGGCGACTTCGATGTGGTGGCGGCCCTCGGGGACTCGCTGACCAGCGCGACGGGGGCCAACTCGCGCCAGTTCTGGGAGCTGCTGATCGACAACCGGGGCCTGTCGTGGTGCATTGGCGGTCAGGGCACGTGGAGGACGCATCTGACACTGCCCAACATACTGAAAGAGTTCAATCCACGGCTGTTTGG GTACTCATTTGCCGACTCGTACAATGTGCATCTGCCGTCACAGTTTAATGTGGCGGAGATTATAGCGACAACGAGCGACATGCCCTACAATGCGGCATCATTGGTGGAGCGTATGAAAGCTGATCCACG TGTCAATTGGCATAAGCATTGGAAGCTTCTGACGCTCATGATTGGAGGCAACGACTTCTGCTCGGACGTGTGCTATCAGACGAACGCTACCGAATGGATCAACCGCGATCAAGAGAAGTATCTCCTAACGACCCTGTACTACCTAAAAAAAGTGATGCCAAG AACTTTGGTGAACCTGGTGCCATCGCCGTTAATAAATCTATCGTTCTCGATCGACAAAGTGCAAGCGCCGCTAACCTGTCAGTTTGTGCGTCCCATCGAATGCTCCTGTCTGTACGGTCCGAAGTACTCCGGCAATCGGAATCTCTACCGGCAGCTTGAGCGACGCTTCGTGAAGATAATGGAGCGGGTAAGCCATCGGCCCGAGTTCCACAGTGATGACTTTACGGTGGTCTATCAACCATTCTACCGAGACGCAAGCATCTTCCACCGGAGGGACGGCAAGCCGGATCTTTCCATTATGGCCATCGATTGTGTGCATCTCAGCCAGAAGGGGCACGCCGTTTCGGCGAACGGACTGTGGAACAACATGCTGGAGCCCACGCGCCACAAAACCACCGTACTGAAACAACTGTTTGAAGAGTTCCGGTGCCCAACTCCAGAAAACCCGTACATTAAGACGTACTACAATAGTTGA
- the LOC120959255 gene encoding prisilkin-39-like: protein MNRFSAIFMLVSASLVCAEPPVHGGYGHGHGHGGGGGGGGYDDGGYIAVSPGHQTSEGLHVDHSLLHKVKEALLEHENSGSHGGGYSGSLSTAYGPPSGSYGPPSPVYGVPSYSGHGHVKTTGIELGHVQQGIQVAEYYKAAHGPSYSSYAAPSYSSHSSSSSYSAPSYSSHSSFTPSHGYSSGGSSYSSYSAPSVSSHYSAPSVSSHYSAPSVSSHYSAPSVSSHYSAPSVSSHYSAPSVSSHYSAPSHSSSSFSGLSSSYGAPSLSSSYGAPAVSSHYSAPSFSSHSSGSYSLGSSHGSSHGSSHGGSSFVAIPSSSYGVPSFGSSGHHHRPSHSSSHSYSSYRPPSSSYGPPRPTYGVPHHH from the coding sequence ATTTTCATGCTCGTTAGTGCATCGCTCGTGTGTGCTGAACCACCAGTTCATGGTGGATACGGCCATGGTCACGgtcatggtggtggtggtggtggcggtggataCGACGATGGCGGCTACATCGCGGTTAGCCCAGGTCATCAAACGTCCGAGGGACTGCACGTGGACCACAGCCTGCTGCACAAGGTGAAGGAGGCGCTGCTGGAGCACGAGAACTCTGGATCGCACGGCGGCGGCTACTCTGGCTCGCTGTCGACCGCTTACGGACCACCGTCGGGATCGTACGGACCACCGTCCCCGGTTTACGGTGTACCGTCGTACTCGGGCCACGGACACGTCAAGACCACCGGCATTGAGCTGGGCCACGTTCAGCAAGGCATCCAGGTCGCCGAGTACTACAAGGCCGCCCACGGTCCATCTTACTCGTCGTACGCCGCCCCATCGTACTCGTCTCActcatcctcatcatcgtaCTCGGCACCTTCCTACTCATCTCACTCCTCCTTCACGCCATCGCACGGCTACTCATCGGGAGGCTCGTCTTACTCTTCCTACTCGGCACCATCCGTATCGTCTCACTACTCTGCACCATCTGTATCCTCTCACTACTCTGCTCCATCTGTATCTTCTCACTACTCTGCTCCTTCCGTTTCATCTCACTACTCTGCACCTTCCGTATCATCTCACTACTCTGCACCATCCGTATCCTCTCACTACTCTGCACCGTCGcattcttcctcttccttctcgGGTCTATCCTCTTCGTACGGCGCACCTTCGCTCTCCTCCAGCTACGGTGCCCCGGCCGTCTCTTCCCACTACTCTGCACCGTCCTTCTCGTCTCACTCGAGCGGTTCCTACTCGCTTGGCTCATCGCACGGCTCATCCCACGGCTCATCGCACGGCGGTTCGTCGTTCGTTGCCATCCCATCGTCCTCGTACGGTGTGCCGTCGTTCGGTTCGTCCGGCCACCATCATCGCCCGTCGCACAGCTCGAGCCACTCGTACTCGTCCTACCGTCCGCCATCCTCCTCGTACGGACCGCCGCGCCCAACCTACGGTGTGCCGCACCATCACTAA